A genomic stretch from Lathyrus oleraceus cultivar Zhongwan6 chromosome 2, CAAS_Psat_ZW6_1.0, whole genome shotgun sequence includes:
- the LOC127118389 gene encoding senescence-associated protein AAF, chlorolplastic, whose product MALTTNKVSSGPILTNRTTLCKSNGEHYFPSSARINRVQFSKVRLEHGHQNNRFMLNERSTLFNDWFVNGKPVGLISKTSPVSCKSTGANNTEEKECVTTYERHAEDGKNDHAHSVRGLAEAYRFACNDARFLSRGIMRMDARARQDVAFLGTEFLKLDARARKDTEKIDRGVKEKAKRLNRIATILKDIAQSRLKSAADEHWSDGALEADLRLADFRAKQRAMEDALMSLELIKNIHDMMVSKTYDFPIFRDKGSLSENNVGGRIMLEKNGKTTNSFFGDVTAERITALQEAYWSMASALSEADGIDYTDPEELELLITTLIDLDAMDGKQSVSLLAECSSSPDVGTRRALAKALASAPSMWTLGNAGMGALQRLAEDSNPAIAAAASKAIYELKKQWEIEEGDSWRFMMDESTKEEK is encoded by the exons ATGGCACTTACAACAAACAAGGTTTCCAGCGGTCCTATCTTGACTAATAGAACGACACTTTGTAAATCAAATGGAGAACATTATTTTCCCTCATCAGCCAGGATCAACAGAGTACAGTTTTCAAAAGTTAGACTGGAACATGGACATCAGAACAATAGATTTATGCTCAATGAGAGATCAACCTTATTCAATGACTGGTTTGTTAATGGAAAACCAGTAGGTTTAATCTCCAAGACATCTCCTGTCTCATGTAAATCAACAGGAGCAAATAATACTGAAGAGAAAGAATGTGTTACAACTTATGA AAGACATGCCGAAGATGGGAAAAATGACCACGCTCATTCTGTTCGTGGCTTGGCTGAAGCTTATAGATTTGCCTGTAACGATGCAAGGTTTCTCTCGCG GGGCATAATGAGGATGGATGCACGTGCACGCCAAGATGTTGCTTTTCTAGGGACAGAATTTCTCAAACTTGATG CTCGGGCAAGAAAGGATACCGAGAAAATCGACCGTGGTGTGAAGGAAAAAGCTAAGCGCCTTAATCGTATTGCTACT ATCTTGAAGGATATAGCTCAGTCCAGATTGAAGAGTGCTGCCGATGAGCATTGGAGTGATGGGGCCTTAGAG GCCGATTTACGCCTTGCTGACTTCCGTGCCAAGCAACGTGCCATGGAAGATGCCCTTATGTCCTTGGAG TTGATCAAAAACATCCATGACATGATGGTGAGCAAGACGTATGACTT TCCTATTTTCAGAGATAAGGGCTCTCTTTCAGAAAATAACGTCGGAGGTCGAATCATGCTTGAAAAGAACGGAAAAACGACAAATTCCTTTTTCGGGGATGTGACAGCAGAACGGATTACTGCTCTTCAG GAAGCTTACTGGAGTATGGCATCAGCACTTTCCGAAGCAGATGGAATTGATTACACTGATCCTGAAGAG CTTGAGCTTTTGATCACAACTCTTATAGACCTTGATGCAATGGATGGTAAGCAAAGTGTATCTTTGTTGGCCGAGTGTTCTAGCTCCCCTGATGTCGGTACTAG ACGAGCTTTAGCCAAGGCGCTGGCATCCGCACCATCTATGTGGACTCTTGGAAATGCAGGGATGGGGGCATTACAG AGGCTGGCAGAGGATAGCAACCCAGCCATTGCAGCTGCAGCATCAAAAGCTATTTATGAACTGAAAAAGCAATGGGAAATAGAAGAAGGGGATAGctggaggtttatgatggatgAAAGCACCAAAGAAGAAAAATGA